One stretch of Athene noctua chromosome 27, bAthNoc1.hap1.1, whole genome shotgun sequence DNA includes these proteins:
- the ABHD17A gene encoding alpha/beta hydrolase domain-containing protein 17A, which translates to MNGLSISQLCCLFCCPPCPSRIAAKLAFLPPEPTYAVVPEPEPVGSTSTGSLRGGATGRWKLHLKDRADFQYSQRELDNIEVFVTKSSRGNRVGCMYVRCVPGARYTVLFSHGNAVDLGQMSSFYIGLGTRINCNIFSYDYSGYGVSTGKPSERNLYSDIDAAWQALRTRYGISPENIILYGQSIGTVPTVDLASRYECAAIVLHSPLTSGMRVAFPETKKTYWFDAFPNIEKISKITSPVLIIHGTEDEVIDFSHGLALFERCPKAVEPLWVDGAGHNDIELYSQYLERLRKFISQELASQRN; encoded by the exons ATGAACGGGCTGTCGATCAGTCAactctgctgcctcttctgctgccctccctgccccagccgcATCGCTGCCAAACTGGCCTTCCTGCCCCCGGAGCCCACCTATGCCGTGGTCCCCGAGCCCGAGCCCGTGGGCAGCACCAGCACCGGCTCTCTGCGTGGCGGTGCCACGGGGCGGTGGAAGCTGCATTTGAAGGACCGGGCGGATTTCCAGTACTCCCAGCGGGAGCTGGACAACATCGAGGTGTTCGTCACCAAAAGCAGCCGAGGGAATCGCGTCGGCTGCATGTACGTCCGCTGCGTGCCAGGCGCCAG GTACACGGTGCTCTTCTCACATGGCAACGCCGTGGACCTGGGGCAGATGAGCAGTTTCTACATCGGGCTGGGCACCCGCATCAACTGCAACATCTTCTCCTATGACTACTCGGGCTATGGTGTGAGCACGGGCAAGCCCTCGGAGAGGAACCTCTACTCCGACATCGATGCCGCATGGCAGGCGCTGCGGACACG GTATGGGATCAGCCCGGAGAACATTATTTTATACGGACAGAGCATCGGCACGGTGCCCACGGTTGATCTGGCCTCCCGCTATGAGTGTGCTGCCATCGTGCTCCACTCCCCACTCACCTCTGGCATGAGAGTCGCCTTCCCTGAGACCAAGAAGACCTACTGGTTCGATGCCTTCCCCAA CATTGAGAAGATCTCCAAAATCACCTCTCCTGTCCTCATCATCCACGGCACGGAGGATGAAGTCATCGACTTCTCCCATGGCCTGGCGCTCTTTGAACGCTGCCCCAAGGCTGTGGAGCCGCTGTGGGTGGATGGGGCCGGGCACAATGACATTGAACTCTACAGCCAGTACCTCGAGCGCCTTCGGAAATTCATCTCCCAGGAGCTGGCCAGCCAGCGCAACTAG
- the LOC141970999 gene encoding AN1-type zinc finger protein 5-like: MAQETNQTQVPLLCTTGCGFYGSPRTNGMCSVCYKEFLQRQQSSDRISPPAPSGPNSSPMASDSIAGQHAEGDSTPEDAKASAQTPVTHQMTAMSISREENSSETEEFIKTEEAATASSSSGTLLEISQNTTEGKTASEKPKQKKNRCFTCRKKIGLTGFDCRCGNLFCAIHRYSDMHACPYDYKAEAAEKIRKENPIVIAEKIQKL, translated from the exons ATGGCTCaggaaacaaaccaaacccaggTGCCTCTGTTGTGTACCACAGGCTGTGGATTTTATGGCAGCCCCCGGACCAACGGGATGTGCTCTGTTTGCTATAAGGAGTTTCTGCAGAGACAACAGAGCAGTGACCGGATAAGCCCTCCAG CACCCAGTGGTCCCAACAGCAGCCCCATGGCTTCAGATTCAATTGCAGGGCAGCATGCAGAGGGAGACTCCACACCTGAGGATGCGAAAGCCAG TGCTCAGACTCCTGTGACCCATCAGATGACGGCCATGAGCATATCCcgagaagaaaacagcagtgagaCAGAAGAATTCATCAAGACAGAAGAAGCTGCAACAGCATCTTCCTCATCAG GTACCCTGCTTGAAATATCCCAGAACACAACTGAGGGCAAGACAGCTTCAGAAAAACCGAAACAGAAGAAGAATCGCTGCTTCACTTGCCGGAAGAAGATAGGGCTAACTG GCTTTGACTGCCGCTGCGGGAACCTGTTCTGTGCCATTCACCGGTACTCCGACATGCACGCCTGCCCCTACGACTACAAGGCAGAAGCTGCCGAGAAGATCCGTAAGGAGAACCCCATCGTTATCGCTGAGAAGATCCAGAAGTTGTGA